One Phaseolus vulgaris cultivar G19833 chromosome 4, P. vulgaris v2.0, whole genome shotgun sequence DNA window includes the following coding sequences:
- the LOC137838872 gene encoding kunitz-type trypsin inhibitor-like 1 protein, producing the protein MKSTISLTLSFFLLFTSNFLPLAFSRVPEQVRDSNGLPISPSVQYRLSVLNRHGPQGGGVTLDFGRNSICNVAVTSKFDLGVNLRFNIEGRSSGVILTETPLEIRFGFIPYCAESTEWVVVDDFPKKWIAIGKNGDHLGKQILSGTFMFKKYGEGYNFAFCSNNTNHNTCFSIGRTNDHEGRHLVLMDDSHTTVPFNFQLINIG; encoded by the coding sequence ATGAAGTCTACAATATCCCTCACTCTCTCTTTCTTCCTTCTCTTCACTTCCAACTTTCTTCCATTAGCATTCTCTAGGGTTCCTGAACAAGTCCGTGACTCAAATGGTTTACCCATTTCTCCTTCTGTTCAATACCGTCTTTCAGTTCTTAATCGTCACGGTCCACAAGGTGGTGGAGTAACGTTAGATTTTGGTCGGAACTCAATATGCAACGTTGCTGTTACAAGTAAATTTGATCTTGGGGTCAATCTGAGATTCAACATAGAAGGAAGAAGTTCAGGTGTCATACTGACAGAGACACCATTAGAGATTAGATTTGGTTTTATTCCTTATTGTGCTGAATCCACAGAGTGGGTGGTAGTTGATGATTTTCCTAAAAAATGGATTGCTATAGGTAAGAATGGAGACCATCTCGGGAAGCAGATCTTAAGTGGAACGTTTATGTTTAAGAAATATGGTGAGGGTTATAACTTTGCATTCTGCAGCAACAACACTAACCACAACACTTGTTTTAGTATTGGGAGAACTAATGATCATGAAGGAAGGCATCTTGTTTTGATGGATGATTCTCACACTACTGTTCCCTTTAATTTTCAACTTATTAATATTGGTTGA